Proteins encoded by one window of Juglans regia cultivar Chandler chromosome 15, Walnut 2.0, whole genome shotgun sequence:
- the LOC108992727 gene encoding uncharacterized protein LOC108992727 produces the protein MAEDITTLWDRLSLTEEESKDVVVKEGDIHATLERGRFCLIGKIITEKRVNRDAFKGTMLKIWKVDTTVNIVDVGFNLFLFEFANETDLQKVCDGQPWSFDQCLLCIKYFDGLTSPSAMPFTHTYLWIQLHNLPFGCMNAEIGVQLGSSVGKVIHVEADEMGICWGRYLRVLLELDFTMPLIRGKMINVYGKRSFIQFKYERMPRFCFYCGLLLHGTNGCSQKPYVGSERDVSNLQYGSWMRASITGPYLGLSKFVSAIPMDCFLLLKEGR, from the coding sequence ATGGCTGAGGATATTACTACTTTGTGGGATAGATTGTCTCTCACGGAAGAGGAGTCTAAGGATGTTGTTGTAAAGGAAGGTGATATTCATGCAACTTTGGAAAGGGGTAGATTCTGTTTGATTGGTAAGATTATCACTGAAAAGAGGGTGAATCGAGATGCTTTTAAGGGTACTATGTTGAAAATATGGAAAGTGGACACTACTGTAAACATTGTTGACGTGGGCTTTAATCTTTTCCTCTTCGAGTTTGCTAATGAAACTGACTTGCAAAAGGTGTGCGATGGCCAGCCTTGGTCTTTTGATCAATGTCTCCTTTGTATCAAATACTTTGATGGCCTTACTTCTCCGTCTGCTATGCCCTTCACTCATACTTACTTATGGATTCAGTTACATAACTTGCCTTTTGGATGTATGAATGCTGAGATTGGTGTTCAATTGGGTAGTTCAGTTGGGAAAGTAATTCATGTGGAGGCTGATGAGATGGGTATTTGTTGGGGAAGGTACCTTCGTGTTCTGCTCGAGTTGGATTTCACTATGCCATTGATTCGTGGGAAGATGATTAATGTTTATGGGAAGAGGTCTTTTATTCAGTTCAAGTATGAGAGAATGCCGAGATTTTGTTTCTATTGTGGACTGCTCTTACATGGTACGAATGGGTGCTCTCAAAAGCCTTATGTTGGCTCTGAAAGGGATgtttcaaatcttcaatatgGTAGTTGGATGAGAGCCTCTATTACTGGTCCATACTTGGGACTTAGCAAGTTTGTTTCTGCTATTCCCATGGATTGTTTTCTGCTGTTGAAGGAAGGAAGATGA